In a single window of the Lagenorhynchus albirostris chromosome 19, mLagAlb1.1, whole genome shotgun sequence genome:
- the RANBP10 gene encoding ran-binding protein 10 isoform X1: protein MGWDKHSYGYHGDDGHSFCSSGTGQPYGPTFTTGDVIGCCVNLINGTCFYTKNGHSLGIAFTDLPANLYPTVGLQTPGEIVDANFGQQPFLFDIEDYMREWRAKVQGTVHCFPISARLGEWQAVLQNMVSSYLVHHGYCATATAFARMTETPIQEEQASIKNRQKIQKLVLEGRVGEAIETTQRFYPGLLEHNPNLLFMLKCRQFVEMVNGTDSEVRSLSSRSPKSQDSYPGSPSLSPRHGPTSSHMHNTGADSPSCSNGVASTKSKQNHSKYPPPSSSSSSSSSSSSSSPSSVNYSESNSTDSTKSQPHSSTSNQETSDSEMEMEAEHYPNGVLESMSTRIVNGAYKHEDLQTDESSMDDGHPRRQLCGGNQAATERIILFGRELQALSEQLGREYGKNLAHTEMLQDAFSLLAYSDPWSCPVGQQLDPIQREPVCAALNSAILESQNLPKQPPLMLALGQASECLRLMARAGLGSCSFARVDDYLH from the exons GTTGGGATAAACATTCCTATGGTTACCATGGTGATGATGGGCATTCCTTCTGCTCCTCTGGGACTGGCCAGCCCTATGGTCCCACATTCACTACAGGAGACGTGATTGGCTGCTGCGTCAACCTCATCAATGGCACTTGCTTCTACACCAAGAATGGCCACAGCCTTG GTATAGCCTTCACAGACCTCCCG GCCAACCTCTACCCCACCGTAGGCCTGCAGACACCTGGGGAGATTGTGGACGCCAACTTTGGGCAGCAACCCTTCCTGTTTGACATTGAGGACTACATGCGGGAGTGGCGTGCCAAGGTCCAGGGTACTGTCCACTGCTTCCCCATCAGTGCCCGGCTTGGCGAGTGGCAGGCGGTGCTGCAGAA cATGGTCTCATCTTACCTGGTGCATCATGGGTATTGTGCCACGGCCACAGCTTTTGCCCGAATGACTGAAACCCCGATTCAGGAAGAACAAGCGTCCATAAAGAACAGACAAA AGATCCAGAAGCTGGTGCTGGAGGGCCGTGTGGGTGAGGCCATTGAGACCACACAGCGCTTCTACCCAGGGCTGCTGGAGCACAACCCCAACCTGCTCTTCATGCTCAA GTGCCGACAGTTTGTGGAGATGGTGAATGGGACTGACAGTGAGGTCCGCAGCTTGAGCTCCCGAAGCCCCAAGTCCCAGGACAGCTACCCTGGCTCCCCAAGCCTCAGCCCCCGACACGGCCCCACTAGTTCCCACATGCACAACACAG GAGCAGATAGTCCCAGCTGCAGCAATGGTGTCGCTTCCACCAAGAGCAAACAGAACCACAGTAAATACCCTCCGCCCAGCTCCTCCTCTTCCTCGTCGTCGTCCTCGTCCTCCTCATCTCCATCCTCAGTCAATTACTCCGAGTCCAACTCAACAGATTCCACCAAGTCCCAGCCCCACAGCAGTACCAGTAACCAGGAGACCAG CGACAGTGAGATGGAGATGGAGGCGGAACATTACCCCAATGGTGTGCTGGAGAGCATGTCCACACGCATTGTCAATGGTGCCTACAAGCATGAAGACCTGCAGACGGATGAGTCCAGCATGG ATGATGGGCATCCTCGGCGGCAGCTCTGCGGGGGCAATCAGGCGGCCACAGAAAGGATTATCCTGTTTGGCCGTGAGTTGCAGGCACTGAGTGAGCAGCTGGGCCGGGAATACGGCAAGAATTTGGCCCACACAGAGATGCTGCAG GATGCCTTTAGCCTGCTTGCGTACTCAGACCCCTGGAGCTGCCCAGTTGGCCAGCAGCTTGACCCCATCCAGAGGGAGCCTGTATGCGCTGCCCTCAACAGCGCCATTTTAG AGTCTCAGAACCTGCCAAAGCAGCCCCCTCTGATGCTCGCCTTGGGCCAGGCATCTGAATGTCTACGGCTCATGGCCCGAGCGGGCCTGGGATCTTGCTCCTTTGCCAGAGTCGACGACTACTTGCACTAG
- the RANBP10 gene encoding ran-binding protein 10 isoform X3: MREWRAKVQGTVHCFPISARLGEWQAVLQNMVSSYLVHHGYCATATAFARMTETPIQEEQASIKNRQKIQKLVLEGRVGEAIETTQRFYPGLLEHNPNLLFMLKCRQFVEMVNGTDSEVRSLSSRSPKSQDSYPGSPSLSPRHGPTSSHMHNTGADSPSCSNGVASTKSKQNHSKYPPPSSSSSSSSSSSSSSPSSVNYSESNSTDSTKSQPHSSTSNQETSDSEMEMEAEHYPNGVLESMSTRIVNGAYKHEDLQTDESSMDDGHPRRQLCGGNQAATERIILFGRELQALSEQLGREYGKNLAHTEMLQDAFSLLAYSDPWSCPVGQQLDPIQREPVCAALNSAILESQNLPKQPPLMLALGQASECLRLMARAGLGSCSFARVDDYLH; encoded by the exons ATGCGGGAGTGGCGTGCCAAGGTCCAGGGTACTGTCCACTGCTTCCCCATCAGTGCCCGGCTTGGCGAGTGGCAGGCGGTGCTGCAGAA cATGGTCTCATCTTACCTGGTGCATCATGGGTATTGTGCCACGGCCACAGCTTTTGCCCGAATGACTGAAACCCCGATTCAGGAAGAACAAGCGTCCATAAAGAACAGACAAA AGATCCAGAAGCTGGTGCTGGAGGGCCGTGTGGGTGAGGCCATTGAGACCACACAGCGCTTCTACCCAGGGCTGCTGGAGCACAACCCCAACCTGCTCTTCATGCTCAA GTGCCGACAGTTTGTGGAGATGGTGAATGGGACTGACAGTGAGGTCCGCAGCTTGAGCTCCCGAAGCCCCAAGTCCCAGGACAGCTACCCTGGCTCCCCAAGCCTCAGCCCCCGACACGGCCCCACTAGTTCCCACATGCACAACACAG GAGCAGATAGTCCCAGCTGCAGCAATGGTGTCGCTTCCACCAAGAGCAAACAGAACCACAGTAAATACCCTCCGCCCAGCTCCTCCTCTTCCTCGTCGTCGTCCTCGTCCTCCTCATCTCCATCCTCAGTCAATTACTCCGAGTCCAACTCAACAGATTCCACCAAGTCCCAGCCCCACAGCAGTACCAGTAACCAGGAGACCAG CGACAGTGAGATGGAGATGGAGGCGGAACATTACCCCAATGGTGTGCTGGAGAGCATGTCCACACGCATTGTCAATGGTGCCTACAAGCATGAAGACCTGCAGACGGATGAGTCCAGCATGG ATGATGGGCATCCTCGGCGGCAGCTCTGCGGGGGCAATCAGGCGGCCACAGAAAGGATTATCCTGTTTGGCCGTGAGTTGCAGGCACTGAGTGAGCAGCTGGGCCGGGAATACGGCAAGAATTTGGCCCACACAGAGATGCTGCAG GATGCCTTTAGCCTGCTTGCGTACTCAGACCCCTGGAGCTGCCCAGTTGGCCAGCAGCTTGACCCCATCCAGAGGGAGCCTGTATGCGCTGCCCTCAACAGCGCCATTTTAG AGTCTCAGAACCTGCCAAAGCAGCCCCCTCTGATGCTCGCCTTGGGCCAGGCATCTGAATGTCTACGGCTCATGGCCCGAGCGGGCCTGGGATCTTGCTCCTTTGCCAGAGTCGACGACTACTTGCACTAG